A genomic region of Rhipicephalus sanguineus isolate Rsan-2018 chromosome 1, BIME_Rsan_1.4, whole genome shotgun sequence contains the following coding sequences:
- the LOC119377422 gene encoding ras-responsive element-binding protein 1 isoform X1, with translation MNGEPGKLSPVHPVKDDGAGDTEKESTSDDQLHPGQAAAALGSPSSLPSKLGNNGTELSTNENQDIHQDGDLQRDTIAAKRKHSSVEGPHICPVCDDVLGSSHALTLHIRQHNPTDHSHTCRLCGKTLSSASSLDRHMLVHSGERPFKCTVCHMAFTTNGNMHRHMRTHAGPEESEGSSRRGLKRPPEVDTPPLSPVPEQVSCPICGKAFLCKAGLISHMATHPYEPIRCTQCCQVTASYAAYLDHRCEPQDVAPQGPGFHDLTFVDFSTGKFSLIAKSLCESQARRPSSAFHTFECNQCKRAFPCSSALRLHAQAHGRGTCCPSCSCNFPSPRFLEAHQLKHRRAEQCGAPACSKEDFLALLELQTRSSSAALEEAVPPSKEEHFESYAYFNGSTPRPEKEAGHDFADIQSIISVTSKAPLAATSPGQSGASPRPGSPLEADSASPDSGKPDEVIRDESNAEEEGQPQFGCKLCHMSFSSLGLLRKHSQLHSHGSTPYACNVCPYTSMDKSTLIRHLRTHNGERPFQCAICKYAFTTKANCERHVRKRHKKLTKGEVRGAMQYNPHMAERSTSSEALTPEVGSLETVCKYCSVDFKFNRVLRHHLRSLHNSCSRKPFCCNICKLGFSTKNNCIRHALKQHPDMRDRLEQVVAAKPLALSDSSEDLTTGSVEDSPQKTSPTDVAAPLSQPPAPEEPPPEEPSRDLCLDLSSPSPSEARATSEAAEPLNLTLKPVRDVATGENEANSNDDQVIAAKSLVSLSELPPPQEEPLDLAVHAIDLSWRNSSSPEPLPVIHSASPSATLPPPPPPPPPPLPQTSSQLLQPSSKQLPPKTPPLGRPPVNGLPSARNPNILESSSAGDDIYKMTFKMVNEKLSPKNQRSFSCVHCAAGFTLKSNMERHIKRKHPEHARPTRSRNFIPTMSSPGSSKPFSSTLSDETRTALRVVLSSKANKAADASETVPPVTSQEQQTKVESKDDHKGVEDLSSRSVENGSDEGSADLASVSSVIHTANSQVFQQYLLDEKGLPEETQETGTGECSESDGGEHRERKRSSYTDSPNSVACPYCSRKFPWTSSLRRHILTHTGQKPYKCDRCPIWFTTKSNCERHYVRKHGRHNDLLTRCVPERPFKCTVCPSSTFSTRGNLRKHFYIKHWSRNGTDKNARMPNVGDGEPPNDDSLDAMDDAGEGSSDNCSENNHERPDRLHCPCCDAAFSTAAEVELHVGQLIDVPYRCHMCDRAFVQRSDCLAHLQSDHTGLHLPANIEHEVVAAHMKNDRLESNDDYTPRHIACVFCLRRYVSIDGLKRHVLSCHAGDHIACDICHQKLPSKSSMARHKRKHQDVPSSELGDSSEEEGKPNHKHSSKKLLLLAKQKRKAGETAEACNAETKSPHECGNGDLIQNLLGIQDSKIIDEMLMNPADSAARLLGVKQV, from the coding sequence GTGGAAGGCCCTCACATATGCCCTGTGTGTGATGATGTCCTGGGCTCATCGCATGCCTTAACTCTCCACATCCGCCAGCACAACCCGACTGATCACTCACACACCTGTCGGCTCTGTGGCAAGACGTTGAGCTCAGCCAGCTCTCTGGATCGACACATGTTGGTGCACTCTGGCGAGCGGCCATTCAAGTGCACTGTTTGTCACATGGCATTCACAACCAACGGCAATATGCACCGACATATGCGCACACATGCAGGGCCCGAGGAGTCTGAGGGGTCCTCCCGGCGGGGTCTCAAGCGTCCTCCCGAGGTAGACACACCCCCCCTGTCTCCCGTCCCTGAACAGGTATCCTGTCCAATTTGTGGAAAGGCCTTCCTGTGCAAGGCTGGCCTGATCAGCCACATGGCCACCCACCCCTATGAGCCCATCCGGTGCACGCAATGCTGCCAAGTAACAGCTAGCTATGCAGCCTACCTGGACCACCGCTGTGAACCTCAGGATGTGGCACCTCAGGGCCCTGGCTTCCATGACCTCACATTTGTGGACTTTTCCACGGGCAAGTTCTCACTTATTGCTAAGTCACTGTGCGAGAGCCAGGCCCGACGACCGAGCAGTGCCTTCCACACATTCGAGTGCAACCAGTGCAAGCGTGCATTTCCATGCAGCAGTGCCTTGCGCCTGCATGCCCAGGCCCATGGGCGGGGTACCTGTTGCCCTAGCTGTAGCTGTAACTTCCCTAGCCCTCGTTTTTTAGAGGCACATCAGCTCAAGCATCGCCGAGCTGAACAGTGTGGTGCTCCTGCTTGTAGCAAGGAGGATTTTTTGGCCTTGCTAGAGCTTCAGACACGATCATCGAGTGCTGCTCTGGAGGAGGCTGTTCCTCCCAGCAAGGAAGAGCATTTTGAAAGTTATGCTTATTTCAACGGTAGCACACCTAGGCCTGAGAAAGAAGCAGGCCATGACTTTGCTGACATTCAGTCTATAATATCAGTGACATCGAAAGCTCCATTGGCGGCAACTTCTCCAGGCCAGAGCGGAGCCTCTCCACGACCTGGCTCACCTTTGGAGGCCGACTCTGCTAGTCCTGATAGTGGCAAACCTGATGAGGTTATACGAGATGAATCTAATGCTGAGGAGGAAGGCCAGCCACAGTTTGGTTGCAAGTTGTGCCACATGTCATTTTCAAGTCTTGGACTGTTGCGCAAGCACAGCCAGCTTCATTCGCATGGGTCAACACCTTATGCTTGCAATGTTTGCCCTTACACAAGTATGGACAAGAGCACTCTCATACGACACCTGCGAACACATAATGGAGAGCGACCATTTCAGTGTGCAATATGTAAGTACGCTTTCACTACCAAGGCCAACTGTGAAAGGCATGTGCGAAAGAGGCACAAGAAATTGACTAAAGGTGAAGTGCGAGGAGCCATGCAATACAACCCCCATATGGCTGAACGAAGTACAAGTTCTGAAGCGCTGACTCCTGAAGTGGGCAGTCTGGAAACAGTCTGCAAGTATTGCAGTGTAGATTTCAAATTTAATAGAGTGTTGCGTCACCACTTGCGCTCGCTGCACAATAGCTGCAGCAGGAAGCCATTTTGTTGCAACATCTGCAAACTGGGATTTTCTACAAAGAACAACTGCATTCGACATGCcctgaagcagcaccctgacaTGCGTGATCGCCTGGAACAAGTTGTGGCTGCCAAGCCACTGGCTCTCAGTGATTCTTCAGAGGATCTCACTACAGGCAGTGTTGAAGACAGTCCCCAGAAGACATCACCCACTGATGTAGCAGCTCCCCTCAGCCAGCCTCCAGCACCTGAAGAACCACCCCCTGAGGAGCCATCACGAGACCTGTGTCTTGACCTGTCATCGCCAAGCCCTTCTGAAGCCAGGGCTACATCTGAAGCTGCAGAACCTCTAAATTTGACTCTCAAGCCAGTTCGTGATGTGGCCACTGGTGAAAATGAAGCCAACAGCAACGATGATCAAGTTATTGCTGCGAAAAGCTTGGTGTCCCTGTCCGAGCTTCCCCCTCCACAAGAAGAGCCATTGGACCTGGCAGTTCATGCCATAGATCTGAGCTGGAGAAATTCCAGCAGTCCCGAACCACTTCCAGTAATTCATTCTGCTAGTCCCTCTgccacactaccaccaccaccgccaccaccaccaccaccgttacCACAGACTTCAAGTCAGCTCCTTCAGCCAAGCTCAAAGCAGCTGCCTCCCAAGACCCCTCCTCTTGGACGTCCACCTGTCAATGGATTGCCATCAGCTCGAAACCCAAATATACTAGAGTCCTCAAGTGCTGGTGACGACATCTACAAAATGACATTTAAAATGGTCAATGAAAAGCTTTCACCAAAGAACCAGAGATCTTTTAGTTGTGTGCATTGTGCTGCGGGATTTACTCTGAAGTCTAACATGGAGCGGCACATCAAAAGAAAGCACCCAGAACATGCAAGGCCGACACGAAGTCGTAACTTCATTCCAACTATGAGCAGTCCTGGCTCATCAAAACCTTTTTCATCCACTCTATCTGATGAAACGCGAACTGCTCTCAGGGTCGTTTTAAGTAGCAAAGCCAACAAAGCAGCTGATGCTTCTGAGACCGTGCCCCCTGTTACAAGCCAAGAGCAGCAAACAAAAGTGGAGTCGAAAGATGACCACAAAGGTGTGGAAGACTTGTCCAGCCGAAGTGTTGAAAATGGCAGTGATGAAGGCTCAGCAGATTTAGCTAGTGTTTCTTCTGTGATCCACACTGCCAACTCGCAGGTATTTCAGCAGTACCTGCTGGATGAGAAAGGTTTGCCTGAGGAAACACAAGAGACAGGCACTGGTGAATGCAGTGAGAGTGATGGTGGGGAGCATCGCGAGCGAAAACGAAGCTCATATACTGACTCGCCCAACAGTGTTGCCTGTCCCTACTGCTCTCGGAAATTCCCGTGGACAAGCTCACTGAGACGGCATATTCTCACACACACTGGCCAAAAGCCTTACAAGTGTGATCGTTGTCCTATATGGTTCACCACGAAGTCCAACTGTGAACGACACTATGTGCGCAAGCATGGCCGCCATAATGATCTTTTGACACGTTGCGTGCCTGAACGCCCATTCAAGTGCACTGTCTGCCCAAGCAGCACATTTTCAACACGAGGAAACCTGCGCAAACACTTTTACATCAAGCATTGGTCTCGCAATGGCACTGACAAGAATGCTCGCATGCCGAATGTAGGGGATGGTGAGCCACCGAATGACGACTCACTGGATGCCATGGATGATGCTGGAGAAGGCAGCTCAGACAATTGCAGCGAAAACAACCATGAACGCCCTGATCGACTGCACTGTCCTTGCTGTGATGCTGCCTTTAGTACAGCTGCCGAAGTTGAGCTTCATGTGGGTCAGCTCATTGACGTGCCATACCGCTGCCACATGTGTGACCGAGCCTTTGTGCAGCGTTCTGACTGCCTGGCCCATCTGCAGTCGGACCACACAGGCTTGCATTTGCCTGCAAATATCGAACATGAGGTTGTGGCCGCTCACATGAAAAATGACAGGCTGGAATCCAATGATGACTACACACCGCGCCATATTGCTTGTGTCTTCTGCCTGCGTAGGTATGTGTCGATTGATGGGCTGAAGAGGCATGTGCTTAGCTGCCATGCGGGCGACCACATTGCTTGTGACATTTGCCACCAGAAGCTCCCTTCAAAGAGCAGTATGGCCCGACATAAGCGCAAGCACCAAGATGTGCCTTCCTCTGAGCTGGGAGACAGCTCAGAGGAAGAGGGCAAGCCTAATCACAAACATTCCTCAAAGAAACTCCTCCTCCTTGCAAAGCAGAAAAGAAAGGCTGGTGAGACTGCAGAGGCCTGTAATGCGGAAACCAAGAGCCCTCATGAATGTGGCAATGGTGATCTCATCCAGAACCTCTTAGGAATCCAGGACTCTAAGATCATTGATGAGATGCTGATGAATCCTGCTGATTCAGCTGCAAGGCTGTTGGGGGTAAAACAAGTCTGA
- the LOC119377422 gene encoding ras-responsive element-binding protein 1 isoform X2, with product MLVHSGERPFKCTVCHMAFTTNGNMHRHMRTHAGPEESEGSSRRGLKRPPEVDTPPLSPVPEQVSCPICGKAFLCKAGLISHMATHPYEPIRCTQCCQVTASYAAYLDHRCEPQDVAPQGPGFHDLTFVDFSTGKFSLIAKSLCESQARRPSSAFHTFECNQCKRAFPCSSALRLHAQAHGRGTCCPSCSCNFPSPRFLEAHQLKHRRAEQCGAPACSKEDFLALLELQTRSSSAALEEAVPPSKEEHFESYAYFNGSTPRPEKEAGHDFADIQSIISVTSKAPLAATSPGQSGASPRPGSPLEADSASPDSGKPDEVIRDESNAEEEGQPQFGCKLCHMSFSSLGLLRKHSQLHSHGSTPYACNVCPYTSMDKSTLIRHLRTHNGERPFQCAICKYAFTTKANCERHVRKRHKKLTKGEVRGAMQYNPHMAERSTSSEALTPEVGSLETVCKYCSVDFKFNRVLRHHLRSLHNSCSRKPFCCNICKLGFSTKNNCIRHALKQHPDMRDRLEQVVAAKPLALSDSSEDLTTGSVEDSPQKTSPTDVAAPLSQPPAPEEPPPEEPSRDLCLDLSSPSPSEARATSEAAEPLNLTLKPVRDVATGENEANSNDDQVIAAKSLVSLSELPPPQEEPLDLAVHAIDLSWRNSSSPEPLPVIHSASPSATLPPPPPPPPPPLPQTSSQLLQPSSKQLPPKTPPLGRPPVNGLPSARNPNILESSSAGDDIYKMTFKMVNEKLSPKNQRSFSCVHCAAGFTLKSNMERHIKRKHPEHARPTRSRNFIPTMSSPGSSKPFSSTLSDETRTALRVVLSSKANKAADASETVPPVTSQEQQTKVESKDDHKGVEDLSSRSVENGSDEGSADLASVSSVIHTANSQVFQQYLLDEKGLPEETQETGTGECSESDGGEHRERKRSSYTDSPNSVACPYCSRKFPWTSSLRRHILTHTGQKPYKCDRCPIWFTTKSNCERHYVRKHGRHNDLLTRCVPERPFKCTVCPSSTFSTRGNLRKHFYIKHWSRNGTDKNARMPNVGDGEPPNDDSLDAMDDAGEGSSDNCSENNHERPDRLHCPCCDAAFSTAAEVELHVGQLIDVPYRCHMCDRAFVQRSDCLAHLQSDHTGLHLPANIEHEVVAAHMKNDRLESNDDYTPRHIACVFCLRRYVSIDGLKRHVLSCHAGDHIACDICHQKLPSKSSMARHKRKHQDVPSSELGDSSEEEGKPNHKHSSKKLLLLAKQKRKAGETAEACNAETKSPHECGNGDLIQNLLGIQDSKIIDEMLMNPADSAARLLGVKQV from the coding sequence ATGTTGGTGCACTCTGGCGAGCGGCCATTCAAGTGCACTGTTTGTCACATGGCATTCACAACCAACGGCAATATGCACCGACATATGCGCACACATGCAGGGCCCGAGGAGTCTGAGGGGTCCTCCCGGCGGGGTCTCAAGCGTCCTCCCGAGGTAGACACACCCCCCCTGTCTCCCGTCCCTGAACAGGTATCCTGTCCAATTTGTGGAAAGGCCTTCCTGTGCAAGGCTGGCCTGATCAGCCACATGGCCACCCACCCCTATGAGCCCATCCGGTGCACGCAATGCTGCCAAGTAACAGCTAGCTATGCAGCCTACCTGGACCACCGCTGTGAACCTCAGGATGTGGCACCTCAGGGCCCTGGCTTCCATGACCTCACATTTGTGGACTTTTCCACGGGCAAGTTCTCACTTATTGCTAAGTCACTGTGCGAGAGCCAGGCCCGACGACCGAGCAGTGCCTTCCACACATTCGAGTGCAACCAGTGCAAGCGTGCATTTCCATGCAGCAGTGCCTTGCGCCTGCATGCCCAGGCCCATGGGCGGGGTACCTGTTGCCCTAGCTGTAGCTGTAACTTCCCTAGCCCTCGTTTTTTAGAGGCACATCAGCTCAAGCATCGCCGAGCTGAACAGTGTGGTGCTCCTGCTTGTAGCAAGGAGGATTTTTTGGCCTTGCTAGAGCTTCAGACACGATCATCGAGTGCTGCTCTGGAGGAGGCTGTTCCTCCCAGCAAGGAAGAGCATTTTGAAAGTTATGCTTATTTCAACGGTAGCACACCTAGGCCTGAGAAAGAAGCAGGCCATGACTTTGCTGACATTCAGTCTATAATATCAGTGACATCGAAAGCTCCATTGGCGGCAACTTCTCCAGGCCAGAGCGGAGCCTCTCCACGACCTGGCTCACCTTTGGAGGCCGACTCTGCTAGTCCTGATAGTGGCAAACCTGATGAGGTTATACGAGATGAATCTAATGCTGAGGAGGAAGGCCAGCCACAGTTTGGTTGCAAGTTGTGCCACATGTCATTTTCAAGTCTTGGACTGTTGCGCAAGCACAGCCAGCTTCATTCGCATGGGTCAACACCTTATGCTTGCAATGTTTGCCCTTACACAAGTATGGACAAGAGCACTCTCATACGACACCTGCGAACACATAATGGAGAGCGACCATTTCAGTGTGCAATATGTAAGTACGCTTTCACTACCAAGGCCAACTGTGAAAGGCATGTGCGAAAGAGGCACAAGAAATTGACTAAAGGTGAAGTGCGAGGAGCCATGCAATACAACCCCCATATGGCTGAACGAAGTACAAGTTCTGAAGCGCTGACTCCTGAAGTGGGCAGTCTGGAAACAGTCTGCAAGTATTGCAGTGTAGATTTCAAATTTAATAGAGTGTTGCGTCACCACTTGCGCTCGCTGCACAATAGCTGCAGCAGGAAGCCATTTTGTTGCAACATCTGCAAACTGGGATTTTCTACAAAGAACAACTGCATTCGACATGCcctgaagcagcaccctgacaTGCGTGATCGCCTGGAACAAGTTGTGGCTGCCAAGCCACTGGCTCTCAGTGATTCTTCAGAGGATCTCACTACAGGCAGTGTTGAAGACAGTCCCCAGAAGACATCACCCACTGATGTAGCAGCTCCCCTCAGCCAGCCTCCAGCACCTGAAGAACCACCCCCTGAGGAGCCATCACGAGACCTGTGTCTTGACCTGTCATCGCCAAGCCCTTCTGAAGCCAGGGCTACATCTGAAGCTGCAGAACCTCTAAATTTGACTCTCAAGCCAGTTCGTGATGTGGCCACTGGTGAAAATGAAGCCAACAGCAACGATGATCAAGTTATTGCTGCGAAAAGCTTGGTGTCCCTGTCCGAGCTTCCCCCTCCACAAGAAGAGCCATTGGACCTGGCAGTTCATGCCATAGATCTGAGCTGGAGAAATTCCAGCAGTCCCGAACCACTTCCAGTAATTCATTCTGCTAGTCCCTCTgccacactaccaccaccaccgccaccaccaccaccaccgttacCACAGACTTCAAGTCAGCTCCTTCAGCCAAGCTCAAAGCAGCTGCCTCCCAAGACCCCTCCTCTTGGACGTCCACCTGTCAATGGATTGCCATCAGCTCGAAACCCAAATATACTAGAGTCCTCAAGTGCTGGTGACGACATCTACAAAATGACATTTAAAATGGTCAATGAAAAGCTTTCACCAAAGAACCAGAGATCTTTTAGTTGTGTGCATTGTGCTGCGGGATTTACTCTGAAGTCTAACATGGAGCGGCACATCAAAAGAAAGCACCCAGAACATGCAAGGCCGACACGAAGTCGTAACTTCATTCCAACTATGAGCAGTCCTGGCTCATCAAAACCTTTTTCATCCACTCTATCTGATGAAACGCGAACTGCTCTCAGGGTCGTTTTAAGTAGCAAAGCCAACAAAGCAGCTGATGCTTCTGAGACCGTGCCCCCTGTTACAAGCCAAGAGCAGCAAACAAAAGTGGAGTCGAAAGATGACCACAAAGGTGTGGAAGACTTGTCCAGCCGAAGTGTTGAAAATGGCAGTGATGAAGGCTCAGCAGATTTAGCTAGTGTTTCTTCTGTGATCCACACTGCCAACTCGCAGGTATTTCAGCAGTACCTGCTGGATGAGAAAGGTTTGCCTGAGGAAACACAAGAGACAGGCACTGGTGAATGCAGTGAGAGTGATGGTGGGGAGCATCGCGAGCGAAAACGAAGCTCATATACTGACTCGCCCAACAGTGTTGCCTGTCCCTACTGCTCTCGGAAATTCCCGTGGACAAGCTCACTGAGACGGCATATTCTCACACACACTGGCCAAAAGCCTTACAAGTGTGATCGTTGTCCTATATGGTTCACCACGAAGTCCAACTGTGAACGACACTATGTGCGCAAGCATGGCCGCCATAATGATCTTTTGACACGTTGCGTGCCTGAACGCCCATTCAAGTGCACTGTCTGCCCAAGCAGCACATTTTCAACACGAGGAAACCTGCGCAAACACTTTTACATCAAGCATTGGTCTCGCAATGGCACTGACAAGAATGCTCGCATGCCGAATGTAGGGGATGGTGAGCCACCGAATGACGACTCACTGGATGCCATGGATGATGCTGGAGAAGGCAGCTCAGACAATTGCAGCGAAAACAACCATGAACGCCCTGATCGACTGCACTGTCCTTGCTGTGATGCTGCCTTTAGTACAGCTGCCGAAGTTGAGCTTCATGTGGGTCAGCTCATTGACGTGCCATACCGCTGCCACATGTGTGACCGAGCCTTTGTGCAGCGTTCTGACTGCCTGGCCCATCTGCAGTCGGACCACACAGGCTTGCATTTGCCTGCAAATATCGAACATGAGGTTGTGGCCGCTCACATGAAAAATGACAGGCTGGAATCCAATGATGACTACACACCGCGCCATATTGCTTGTGTCTTCTGCCTGCGTAGGTATGTGTCGATTGATGGGCTGAAGAGGCATGTGCTTAGCTGCCATGCGGGCGACCACATTGCTTGTGACATTTGCCACCAGAAGCTCCCTTCAAAGAGCAGTATGGCCCGACATAAGCGCAAGCACCAAGATGTGCCTTCCTCTGAGCTGGGAGACAGCTCAGAGGAAGAGGGCAAGCCTAATCACAAACATTCCTCAAAGAAACTCCTCCTCCTTGCAAAGCAGAAAAGAAAGGCTGGTGAGACTGCAGAGGCCTGTAATGCGGAAACCAAGAGCCCTCATGAATGTGGCAATGGTGATCTCATCCAGAACCTCTTAGGAATCCAGGACTCTAAGATCATTGATGAGATGCTGATGAATCCTGCTGATTCAGCTGCAAGGCTGTTGGGGGTAAAACAAGTCTGA